Part of the Hemibagrus wyckioides isolate EC202008001 linkage group LG09, SWU_Hwy_1.0, whole genome shotgun sequence genome, AGACTGGTGCTGCCTGTTGGTCCAGAAGGTGGAAGCCAGGTTCTGGAGCAATATGATCGCCAGAGTGATGGTACCTTTGTCAAAAAGGCACTCATGGGGGTGGTGTATGTACCACTTACTGACAGACGTTACCAGTGGCCAGGGTACGTACCACACAACAACATTAGCTTTGCTGATATATACTGAACAGTCCTATTGTTGCTCTTGAAAGTCCGAACTCCTGCCCACAGTAGTTTCATTTGGTTTGATGGTTTACACCtttgaatttattaaaatatattatgttttCTGTACCTGGTACGCtgtatggccaaatgtttgtggacaccaagCCAcaatgtgctttttgaacatccaTTTCAGATTAATTCCAACCTGTGCTGTTATAAAGCCCAAAAGTTCCGGTTCATCCTGAAGGTCTTCAgttaggttgaggtcagggctctgtgcaggccacgtGAATtgttccactccaaccttggccAACCAGGTGTTCATGAACCATGAGTTGTCATGCTGCGGTTATCGTGAAGGGAAATTATACATACAGAATACAATACCATTCTAAACTATTGTGTTGTGTGacaacagtttggagaagaaccacatataATAGGTCCACATAAGTGTCCACGTACGTTTGACCGCATAGTGTATGTTCAATGCAGATATGATTAATGCTCGAAACTAATTCACACATGGACAAatccatgcatttttttttttttttttttacaacaaaacATGATACATGGTAATGTTGTTACTCTGAATGTTGCTCTGTTTCTGTCCCCAGCGGTGAGCTCTGATTGCGGTGTGGTTACTCCTGCAGGAGGTGGTTCAGGTGTTGTGGTGCAGAGAACACTTAAAACAGAGCACGAGGCCCTCGCttcagctgtgtattactgtccTGCCTGCCAGCTCTGTCCAGcctcttcacttctcttctgctataataacaaaacacagctttttttattattattattattattcagccATTACAGGATGTCAGTCAAATTGTTATTTAGTGCTTGTCTTTCCCACATTCTTACTTAAATGGGGTTTAAACaattattgtttttcttaaCACCCCTTATGCCTTGTTTGTAAAACACTATGTAAAATATTTCCTAACTGAAGTCCAAGCAGTGACGAGTTAAATCATTAAGATAATTATTCAGactgcagtgctgtgtaactGCTCAAAATAATACTTAAATCATGGATTatgtaaattaatttattaataaataagctTATGTTGGTAGTTGTTGTCTGAATGCAGATCTTAACGAAACTAAGTTATCATGTGGCTCTGCGAGGTTACGCGTGATGTCATCAGTCTgcgacagaacacacacacacacacacacacacacacgggcatgTCAGCACGGCATGGTAGCGCGATCGGTCTACCTGTGTTAAGAGGTGTACATAGACTCTTACGGCataataattgttttaaaaGGAGACGTGTACCGGGTGACGTTTCTGTGTTGCTGGATGAAATCGAAGTTATTAGAAATATTACGGAATATAAACATCCCAGGCGAGATTTCCACACCGCGGTCAGTGTTTTCAGAGCAAGGTTCAGCATCATGGAGAAGGGGTTGAACAATGAATTAGAAATAGAAAAGGAACAAGATCTAAGCGTGAGTGAGAGCAAAGAAGTACAGGAAAGCTGCAAGAAAAGGAAAAGCGACGACCCTGAAGAAGAACATGGGGTAAACAAACGGGGTAAGAAGCGAAAGGGAAGCAAACAGATGAAACCTGGTGATCGATATGTTCCTCCACCACAAAAACGCAATCCCGGAGTAAGTTTTAACCAAGAACACTTCGCAGAAACCTCGTACTATTTTGAGGGAGGACTTAGGAAAGTGCATCCGTATTATTTCGATTTTAAGACTTACTGCAAGGGTCGTTGGATCGGTAAAACACTACTGGAGGTTTTCAGCAGTGAATTTCGTGCAGAACCATTAGACTACTACAAGAAAGCAGTTAAAGAAGGACGTATTCGACTGAATGAAACACCTCTAGATGACTTAAATATAACACTGAAGGTAAGGTATGTGATGTAACCATGTATTATCACTAAAAGGAGGATTGTTGGGTtttaaggttttgttttttgtactcCACAGAACAATGACTTcatgaggaacactgtgcatCGCCATGAGCCCCCTGTTAATGGGCAGCCACTGCAGGTCTTGGTGGACGatggtgaggtggtggtggtggacaAACCCGCTTCTCTTCCTGTCCATCCATGTGGCCGTTATCGCCATAACACCGTCATATTCATTCTGGGGAAAGAGAAAGGTCTTTGTGGCCTTCACACCGTGCACCGCCTCGATCGTCTCACTTCAGGCATCCTGCTGTTTGCTCGCACACTGGAGACATCCAAGAAATTGGACCAGATGGTTCGGGAACGACAGGTGAAGCCATCATAACCTCCTGGTCAAGAGCTTTTAACTTGGTAGTAATGGTCATTTTTCCCTATGAAAAACTACATACAGTGGATGACAAAAAGTGTACACACTCCtagcaggtttttgtgatgtgtgaAAACTAAACTAAGTTAATCATGACAAATTAAATGTTGTGAATTTGCACCTTTTATATTACAGTAGAAAAACAATGAGAATCATTTTAGGGAAAAATGTACAATGAATCTGGTTGAATAAGTGTGCACACCCCTAAACGTCTTGGTTAAGCATCTTTATCTTTGGGTAAGTGTCAGTTGTGAATATTTTGTCTCAAGCAATTAAATGGGCCGTACATCTCCTGTGAACAGTCCTTTTCAGGTCACCACACAGGTTTTAGATTGGATATGGAGGCTAGACCATTCCAAATCCTTGAGCTTGTAGATCTGGAAGTGTGCTttggggcattgtcatgctgacaTGTTGAAGATATTCTTCATCTTAAGTGCTTTAGCAGAACCTTTAAGGTTGTGCTCCAACGTTGTTTTTTGGAATTGCTATTTGGAGATATTTATGATTCCTTCCATTTTGAATGAAAGCCCCAGTACcagctgaagaaaagcagcacaaaagcatgatgctgccactaCCATGCTTTACCCTCAGGATGGTGTTCTTTTGTTTATGTGCTATTCCCCCCTAACCATATCTTTTGTTATTATGGCCAAAAAGTTCAACTATGGTCTGAACATAAACACCTTGGTATATCCAGTGTCTTTGAACCATTTTTTCTGACCCTATCCTGACTTTTTGACAGAGTGATCCTTCTTTATGACCCATGACCTTTCCAGGTGATTGTTACCAAGATGGTGTCAGGAAAATCCTACAGTAACGGCTGGATTTTATTTCAGCTTATTCAGTGAATTTAACTGATGTCAGTTGCGTATTTATAAGTATTAAATGTTagattgaatgtgattggttgattctgAACACTGCATCATACCTAATAACAAAATGGTGTGCACACTTTAAAGATTCGCTCATTATGTTTATCTCAACTGTATACTGGTCAGGTTCACAGATTTTTAAATTACTGATGTTATATTTGAAGAAACAGGCCATGTTGAGAAATATCAGCACTTTTGTAGCAAATCAGATTTCACTGGAGGTGTGTGGgaaaatgtcatgtttttgtgCTGGAGCATatagtatgtaaaaaaaaacagaagtttAATTACTGCCCCAGGAATGTTACAAGTAGAGCAGAtaaaaatatttgcattcatttgtatagactgtacagtgtatatactgtagatCGTCTGTGAACAGGTTTCCGTGCAATTATATCTTTTCCTTTACTTACTATACAGTTGGAGAAGGAGTATGTTTGTCGTGTGGAGGGGGAGTTTCCTGACGGCGAGGTTGTGTGTGAAGAACCGATTCTGGTAGTCTCATTCAAGGTGGGTCTCTGCAGAGTGGATCCCAAAGGCAAAGACTCACGCACAGTTTTCCAGAAACTCAGCTATAACGGACACTCTAGCGTGGTGCGCTGTCTCCCACTCACCGGACGCACACACCAGATCCGCGTACATCTCCAGTATCTCGGCTTCCCCATCCTCAATGACCCCATTTATGGCTCTTCCGCTTGGGGTCCGAACAGAGGCAAGGGAGGCCTGGTGGGTAAAAATGATCAGGAGTTGCTGGAAGCTCTTATTGAGGAGCATCGTTCCAAGGAGAGTTTGCACCTCTTGGATATCTCTGATGAAGTGTTACCCGGAAAGAGCGAGCCTGATGCAGGCAGTGCTCCGGTTAACAATGAGCTGACTGTCACGGCTGAATCTGAAAACACTACATGTGAAGAATCAACTTCAAATGACAAGGAAGCAGAAACGAATATTACACAGGCAACTGAGAGGAATGAGGAATTATCCAGAACTGCAAGAGAGACCAAGGTAGTCCGAGATCATTTATGTTCGGAATGTAAGATTGTCCGACCTGACCCTACAGAGAAGGAGCTGGTCATGTACCTGCATGCATTACGCTACAAGGGGCCTGATTTTGAGTATTCCACACAAGTGCCTGACTGGGCTAAAGAAGACTGGGTGCAGAATTGAAGTTTgaaaattgttgtttttttttttagattatttcCTGTTCTTTAAGAATATTTAATCTGTAAAAATTAGTGAATGGAAATGGCTGGCATTTGGATTTGCATTTAAAATAAGATCTGTGGTCTAAACTTTGTGAAAATTTCTGTATCCATCCAAAAAGCtaagtaaaaaaaagtcatcGGAAATGGAGATACCACTATATGAAGTTATGGAGACACTTGCATTTTTTCTGCGATCCAGATCATGgctcaataaaatataaatctttatTGACTTTCTCAGTCACATTTACATAACAGTTCATTCTTAATACTTTTAAATCTGACATCACATATCCACATAAAACAATTTTAGAACATCATGTTTCTCAAACGTGACATCACTTTGTTTATAACAAacaattattactttttttttttcttttttcatttggCACTTTGTACACTAGAAAGGTACGACAGCATTCCAGACATTTTGCATTCCAGACATGGTTGCTGGCATACTGAAATAACATTGACCTCACTTGAATAAAATGTAGTAAATTGATTGCGAAGGATATTCAACAAGTGTGAATGTTTGAGAAATTGACCAGCAGCACTAGTGGAACAAGTATGGCAAAGGATCAGattctttaattaaaagtgtatatatgatttttctttttttgttaaatggctttttatcttttcttttttttacattccatAGTCATTCTGTAGTGACTAAACAATTATATGTTAAGTAAAAAATGATTTCAGAAAGTGACCAAGTCTCACACGACATAGCACCACACTTCACAGAAAGAAAACCAGTCTCGGTACTCTAGTGATCGTACAACATTCGAACAAATAATGGCATAGATATAGATATTAGTTGACTGACTTGGTAGCTATATAACTCTGATGACAGAAGTTTAACGATAAAGATTGCATTTTGTCACGGGTAAATGGGATGAAAACATCTCAACATCAAGTTGAAAAGTTTTTCAAAGCTTTTCAAAAGACTGTACAAATTTTCAACCTACTTTCATAGTACATTTATAACTGGGATATTGGTTTTCTCACCATCATGTTGTGTTTCAGACaaacatttctaaataaattgattttaaACCAACCTATTCTCATAAAAACAGGTATTTACTTAACAATCATCCATTTAGATATTCCAAGACACCAAATAAAACTTCCTCTTTTACGTAGATGTTATCTTATGAAAAGTTAATACAGCACAGGAAATCAGGACATCAGCTATGGAATGTTTTAGTAACAACATTTGGATAATGAACAAATTTCTTTGCCAATAAACGAGTACGATTTTATTCCAAGTTATGTTAGATCATTTCTCTTGGTCCATTTATCATGAAACAAATTTAATGGGTTAACAGAACCTTAACTATTTTAACGAATGtatggctttatttatttgtagatttGATATGTTGATTTAACACTGTTGATCTTTAacactcttttcttttttctttttttttttacaaaataaagcTATAAATCTGATATAAGTTAAGTAGCAAGCACAATGTATAAGTAGAAAGATCGTAATACATCAAATACAGTTCTGGTAAAGTCTTCTgacatttaaaacaataaataattcattatattTGAGGgcaataaaaatttaaataaaaactattgACTTTTAGCTCAGCAGAGGTCTGagcaaaataaacatataaatacaaTGCCAGTCACAAGACCTGCCccagagaaaacagaaaagtaCTTTAAAATACTCTGGTAATttaaattaagaataaaaattaaatattttgtcaaagaCATAAATCCTTGTAGTAAAGAACCCATTAACTGGGAAGCTCTGAGATCCTGTGGAGACTCAAAATTAGTTGcgtattttgttttgtattatgtTCCAGATTCAGTTCCTACACTTCCTTCACCACATGTGAAGCCAAATTATTGCTTCTTTAAAGGCAGGTGCACTTGGTGGAAAATCCAGTTATGCCTGGTATAAACAACTTGTAGACATTAATAGTATCAAGACAATACCTTGTGTCCTACAAGCCATTAGCATGATCGATATCTATTTTCCATATGGATTGtttcaaatgaaataaagtgaaCTACATTTGTAGATCCCTATTATGCCTATTCCTTATCTAGAATATTTAATTGAATAAAGAAATTGCTTTTATGTAAGATTTAAGTAATCTGCTCTGATGCACCATAATCCTTTGAAAATATGTACAATATTTGTATTATGAAATAGCAACCCAAGCGCCATCAAACATCTGTGTAGTGTCTGTGACATGCAAGTGCATCTGTCCATAGAGTAAAATGTACCGTAAAATCATTGCAGGTAGCAGTGTGACatgaattcaattaaaaaaagactCAGTATACCATGGGACCTATATAATTGCTGATTTACAGATCTGTTGTGTTTAGTAAGCATTTACAGATATGATCAGATGTGCTGTACAAGTCCTCCTCAATTACTGACGTTTAGGATTTAACATGGTGGTAAACGTAAGAGTTCTCTCATTTAATCATTGAATCAGCTGCTGTCCTCATTTCTTCCATCCCTCTTGATCCAAACATCAGGTAAATCCGGTTGACTGTTTGGCAATATTACAGGTAGATCGCTTTGACTTGTCCGCCTCCTTCCAGACCCTGGAGAGCCTGGGTCATACACTGTTTCTCTCAGAGACAGACGCAAAGTATCTCTCTTGCCATTGAGGTGACCAGGTCGCAGCTCTCCTTCAGTCACAGTGGGTGGTGCAACCGAGACTGCTGGC contains:
- the rpusd2 gene encoding RNA pseudouridylate synthase domain-containing protein 2; this translates as MWLCEVTRDVISLRQNTHTHTHTHTGMSARHGSAIGLPVLRGVHRLLRHNNCFKRRRVPGDVSVLLDEIEVIRNITEYKHPRRDFHTAVSVFRARFSIMEKGLNNELEIEKEQDLSVSESKEVQESCKKRKSDDPEEEHGVNKRGKKRKGSKQMKPGDRYVPPPQKRNPGVSFNQEHFAETSYYFEGGLRKVHPYYFDFKTYCKGRWIGKTLLEVFSSEFRAEPLDYYKKAVKEGRIRLNETPLDDLNITLKNNDFMRNTVHRHEPPVNGQPLQVLVDDGEVVVVDKPASLPVHPCGRYRHNTVIFILGKEKGLCGLHTVHRLDRLTSGILLFARTLETSKKLDQMVRERQLEKEYVCRVEGEFPDGEVVCEEPILVVSFKVGLCRVDPKGKDSRTVFQKLSYNGHSSVVRCLPLTGRTHQIRVHLQYLGFPILNDPIYGSSAWGPNRGKGGLVGKNDQELLEALIEEHRSKESLHLLDISDEVLPGKSEPDAGSAPVNNELTVTAESENTTCEESTSNDKEAETNITQATERNEELSRTARETKVVRDHLCSECKIVRPDPTEKELVMYLHALRYKGPDFEYSTQVPDWAKEDWVQN